A region of Vitis riparia cultivar Riparia Gloire de Montpellier isolate 1030 chromosome 1, EGFV_Vit.rip_1.0, whole genome shotgun sequence DNA encodes the following proteins:
- the LOC117930914 gene encoding uncharacterized protein LOC117930914, which yields MERNLGREMEQQKNYEQVRYNIVEARNEGLGSANQRFLHDPSSTINTNMRPPDFNITVAARPVLNYSIQTGEEFALEFMNPRQHFVPSASGDPNSATNYAVLKGFLGASHTGSESGPDIPMLTSVEKSRVQEFERKSSSVHEDKGYYDSVRSVPRISSRNDSSRGLHGYASSGVSERSSTKVKFLCSFGGKILPRPSDGKLRYVGGETRIIRMNKDISWQDLLQKTMTIYNQSHTIKYQLPGEDLDALVSVSCDEDLQNMMEECNVLEDGGSQKLRLFLFSSSDFDDGQFGLGSMEGDSEIQYVVAVNGMDLESRKNSIGLASTSDNNLDELLNLNVERETGRVATELPGPSTAPSTVNVHSSAVQSSQPLVPNFSGAYESNSKPYQGQKMRHGEAEQHQVFPVHHLESVHDLDGRNSVPFSVQFPYGYGSQPFNYGPFGENLVHMPLHGHVTRQGGLAEDQMHSDVHVHVQDLEVSAKEDKLKRDNSSQKMNEPEKNRSLEKEVSVKEAKIKTDSSVQKMNELEKIRSLESEHNVSSHPHEGSVPNYIPREEASVVNSTADIGVPMLLPKTSKKYQESVQISKPPEAVSDGKINTFNGDGHFHTSGGAFSPGYGDSEADPTEVSYPEQTLIPPRVFHSERIPREQAELNRLSKSDDSFGSQFLMSHTRSDVSQQVAESIDKLHGGNATSQSEQAASSTTALYTNPKTVEDGLTQFEKYKDVADDIKKLNSNISEDGLGPKLLKSESKWPAPTSMDDHEIAGVRDGNKDPAVSDREAAGLNNLTASQGTSSKPHDDSPSKPTGFHWDEMAVKKNNDDNTKGHAQPMAWTENPLRSVPGGESSVGVGAPEGGDILIDINDRFPRDFLSDIFSKARTSEGPPGISPLHGDGTGLSLNLENHEPKHWSFFQKLAQEEFIRKGVSLMDQDHLGYPSSLMNIEDGTPIDYSFPPLKSDGVALGPMDSRINFEEEIQQESSSMVRPNTLDIHEDYDPSPVKRDESVQMDGMVNPRTPDSDYEEGKLEIQNTGAPFVDPSLGDIDISTLQIIKNEDLEELRELGSGTFGTVYHGKWRGTDVAIKRIKKSCFTGRSSEQERLTVEFWREADILSKLHHPNVVAFYGVVQDGPGGTLATVTEFMVNGSLRHVLVSKDRHLDRRKRLIIAMDAAFGMEYLHSKNIVHFDLKCDNLLVNLKDPLRPICKVGDFGLSKIKRNTLVTGGVRGTLPWMAPELLNGSSSRVSEKVDVFSFGIVLWEILTGEEPYAHMHYGAIIGGIVNNTLRPPVPSYCDSEWKLLMEQCWAPDPIGRPSFTEIARRLRAMSAACQTKPQGYSAGPAHNPVTK from the exons ATGGAGAGAAATCTCGGAAGAGAAATGGAGCAACAGAAAAACTACGAACAAGTTCGATACAATATCGTGGAAGCCAGAAATGAGGGACTTGGGTCTGCAAATCAAAGGTTTCTTCATGATCCATCGAGCACCATTAATACCAATATGAGACCTCCTGATTTCAATATAACAGTTGCAGCTAGGCCTGTGCTGAATTACTCCATTCAGACTGGTGAAGAGTTTGCTCTCGAGTTTATGAATCCCCGGCAACACTTTGTTCCAAGTGCTTCTGGTGATCCTAACAGTGCAACTAACTATGCAGTTCTGAAGGGCTTTCTGGGAGCATCTCATACAGGGTCAGAAAGTGGGCCAGATATCCCAATGCTTACCTCTGTTGAAAAAAGTCGAGTCCAGGAGTTTGAGAGGAAGAGCTCTTCTGTGCACGAAGATAAAGGTTACTATGATTCTGTAAGATCAGTGCCTCGAATCTCATCTAGAAATGACAGTAGTCGGGGACTTCATGGCTATGCCTCTTCAGGAGTATCTGAGAGATCATCGACAAAGGTCAAGTTCCTCTGCAGTTTTGGTGGTAAAATCCTCCCCCGTCCAAGTGATGGAAAGCTTAGGTATGTAGGAGGTGAAACACGTATTATTCGCATGAACAAGGACATATCTTGGCAGGATCTTTTGCAGAAAACTATGACAATTTATAATCAATCTCATACGATCAAATATCAGCTTCCTGGTGAGGACCTTGATGCATTGGTTTCTGTATCTTGTGATGAGGATCTGCAAAATATGATGGAGGAGTGCAATGTACTAGAAGATGGGGGATCGCAGAAACTTAGGCTTTTTCTGTTTTCTAGTAGTGATTTTGATGATGGTCAGTTTGGCTTGGGAAGCATGGAGGGTGATTCTGAGATTCAATATGTAGTTGCTGTAAATGGAATGGACCTAGAATCAAGAAAGAACTCAATTGGGTTGGCAAGCACTTCAGATAACAATTTGGATGAGTTACTCAATCTAAATGTTGAAAGGGAGACTGGTCGAGTTGCAACAGAATTACCTGGACCTAGTACTGCACCTTCGACGGTCAATGTACATTCATCAGCTGTCCAATCTTCTCAACCACTGGTGCCGAATTTTTCTGGTGCTTATGAATCCAATTCAAAGCCTTACCAAGGTCAGAAAATGCGTCACGGAGAAGCTGAACAACATCAGGTGTTTCCTGTTCACCACTTGGAGAGTGTCCATGATTTAGATGGCCGGAATTCTGTTCCTTTTTCTGTTCAATTTCCATATGGTTATGGTTCTCAACCATTTAACTATGGACCATTTGGAGAAAATCTGGTTCATATGCCTCTCCATGGGCATGTGACTCGACAGGGAGGTCTGGCTGAAGATCAGATGCACAGTGATGTCCATGTTCATGTGCAGGATCTGGAGGTGTCAGCGAAGGAGGATAAATTGAAGAGAGATAACTCATCCCAGAAAATGAATGAACCTGAAAAGAATAGGTCACTAGAAAAGGAAGTGTCTGTGAAGGaggcaaaaataaaaactgaTAGCTCAGTCCAAAAAATGAACGAGCTGGAAAAGATCCGGTCTTTAGAAAGTGAGCACAATGTTTCTTCACATCCACATGAGGGTTCCGTTCCAAATTATATTCCTAGGGAGGAAGCATCAGTTGTCAATTCTACTGCAGACATAGGAGTGCCCATGTTGCTTccaaaaacaagtaaaaaatacCAAGAATCTGTACAGATCTCAAAGCCCCCTGAAGCTGTAAGTGATGGGAAAATAAATACATTCAATGGAGATGGCCATTTTCATACCTCTGGTGGAGCATTTTCTCCCGGATATGGTGACTCTGAGGCTGATCCAACTGAAGTTAGCTACCCTGAACAAACACTGATTCCTCCACGGGTTTTTCATTCTGAACGTATTCCCAGGGAGCAGGCAGAATTGAACCGCTTGTCAAAGTCTGATGATTCCTTTGGTTCTCAGTTTCTGATGAGTCACACACGATCTGATGTTTCACAACAGGTTGCAGAATCAATTGATAAACTGCATGGTGGGAATGCGACTTCCCAGAGTGAGCAGGCCGCCTCATCTACAACAGCACTGTATACAAATCCTAAAACTGTTGAGGATGGACTGACACAATTTGAAAAGTATAAAGATGTTGCTGATGAtatcaaaaaattgaattccaaTATTTCTGAAGATGGGTTGGGGCCAAAGTTATTGAAATCTGAATCAAAATGGCCAGCACCAACTTCCATGGATGATCATGAAATAGCCGGGGTTAGGGATGGTAATAAAGACCCTGCTGTCAGTGATAGAGAAGCAGCTGGGTTGAATAATTTAACAGCAAGTCAAGGAACTTCTAGCAAACCCCATGATGACTCTCCTTCTAAGCCAACAGGATTTCATTGGGATGAGATGGCCGTCAAGAAAAACAATGACGATAACACTAAAGGGCATGCACAGCCTATGGCTTGGACAGAGAACCCACTCAGATCTGTTCCTGGAGGAGAATCCTCCGTTGGTGTTGGTGCTCCAGAGGGGGGAGACATccttattgatattaatgaccgCTTCCCTCGTGACTTCCTCTCTGATATATTCTCCAAGGCAAGAACCTCTGAGGGCCCCCCTGGAATCAGTCCACTGCATGGTGATGGAACTGGCTTGAGCTTGAATTTGGAGAATCATGAACCTAAGCATTGGTCATTCTTTCAAAAGTTGGCTCAAGAGGAGTTTATTAGGAAAGGTGTTTCCCTTATGGACCAGGATCATCTTGGTTATCCATCCTCACTTATGAATATTGAGGATGGGACTCCTATAGATTACAGTTTTCCTCCTTTGAAGAGTGATGGAGTGGCCTTGGGTCCTATGGATTCCCGTATCAATTTTGAGGAGGAAATTCAGCAAGAGTCTTCCAGCATGGTTAGACCTAACACCCTTGATATACATGAAGATTATGACCCTTCTCCGGTCAAGAGAGATGAAAGCGTGCAGATGGATGGAATGGTTAACCCAAGAACGCCAGATTCGGATTATGAG GAGGGAAAATTGGAAATTCAGAACACAGGCGCACCTTTTGTTGATCCCTCTTTGGGAGATATCGATATTAGCACCTTGCAG ATCATAAAGAATGAAGATCTTGAAGAGTTGAGGGAATTGGGTTCTGGCACATTTGGGACTGTTTATCATGGAAAATGGAGGGGAACAGACGTTGCtattaaaagaataaagaagAGCTGTTTCACTGGTCGTTCATCTGAGCAAGAAAGATTG ACTGTGGAGTTTTGGCGTGAAGCTGACATTCTGTCAAAGCTTCACCATCCCAATGTGGTGGCATTTTATGGCGTGGTGCAGGATGGACCAGGGGGAACACTAGCCACTGTGACAGAATTTATGGTTAATGGTTCGCTTAGGCATGTTTTGGTTTCCAAGGACAG GCATCTTGATCGTCGTAAGCGGCTCATTATTGCAATGGATGCGGCATTTGGAATGGAATACTTGCATTCAAAGAATATTGTGCATTTTGATCTGAAATGCGATAACTTGCTTGTGAACTTGAAAGATCCTCTACGACCCATTTGCAAG GTTGGTGACTTTGGCTTGTCAAAAATTAAACGAAATACCTTGGTTACTGGTGGTGTGCGGGGAACCCTTCCATGGATGGCACCAGAATTATTGAATGGTAGCAGTAGTAGGGTTTCTGAAAAG GTTGATGTTTTCTCCTTTGGTATTGTCCTATGGGAGATCCTCACTGGTGAGGAGCCTTATGCCCATATGCATTATGGAGCAATCATAG GAGGCATTGTGAACAACACATTGAGACCACCTGTCCCAAGCTACTGTGATTCTGAATGGAAATTGCTAATGGAGCAGTGTTGGGCCCCAGATCCCATTGGCCGCCCATCATTCACTGAAATTGCTAGACGATTACGGGCGATGTCTGCAGCATGCCAAACAAAACCCCAGGGTTATTCAGCAGGACCAGCACACAACCCAGTCACCAAGTAA